One window from the genome of Salvia miltiorrhiza cultivar Shanhuang (shh) chromosome 7, IMPLAD_Smil_shh, whole genome shotgun sequence encodes:
- the LOC130993835 gene encoding uncharacterized protein LOC130993835, translated as MAARPRIPSSDSFEWQQVWKAPVSLKVVTTAWKVLKQRMATCDNLQRRQVLISSSEARCTLCKLNEESIEHLFFDCQKAVEIWNEILIWIGKLAVNHHTAKDHFLAFTNLGRKEDISFLTCVWICTIWCLWKLRNGCKFNQELWSKDKMIAEIKSRLWSWRMAFDFKTPATVFRRWCAAANLSG; from the coding sequence ATGGCTGCAAGGCCGCGCATTCCCAGCTCAGACAGCTTCGAATGGCAGCAGGTGTGGAAAGCTCCTGTCTCTCTTAAGGTTGTTACAACAGCTTGGAAAGTTCTTAAGCAAAGGATGGCGACTTGTGACAATCTTCAAAGAAGACAAGTCCTGATTTCTAGCTCAGAGGCGAGGTGTACCTTGTGTAAGTTGAATGAGGAGTCGATTGAACACCTTTTCTTTGATTGTCAAAAAGCGGTGGAAATTTGGAACGAGATTTTGATTTGGATTGGAAAATTGGCAGTTAATCATCATACGGCAAAAGATCATTTCTTAGCTTTTACAAATCTTGGTAGGAAGGAGGATATCTCATTTCTTACTTGTGTTTGGATTTGTACTATTTGGTGTCTGTGGAAACTAAGAAATGGTTGCAAGTTCAATCAAGAGTTATGGAGCAAAGATAAGATGATTGCAGAAATTAAGTCTAGACTGTGGAGTTGGAGGATGGCTTTCGATTTCAAGACGCCGGCAACAGTTTTCAGGCGCTGGTGTGCTGCGGCCAACCTGTCTGGATAG